One window of the Colletotrichum destructivum chromosome 6, complete sequence genome contains the following:
- a CDS encoding Putative methyltransferase type 11, S-adenosyl-L-methionine-dependent methyltransferase superfamily, which yields MSAAAAIAQPPATVEAPGAGDNSPRISETSDDVSTLKPAAQTSWKKKKYGLGVGKNGGGDDANNINKNNKPEVNRTAMPKRSTTFWKSFKYLLDLTPKEVDDFMASYVIYNLDWADEAKMIETLGPDYEAKVGDCLQSYYGVLNHLCALGDVEKMYIPPLMDKKASVLDNQMLYEESVARDIGLKPGDRVLDLGCGRGRVAAHMAAVSGASVTGLNIDPNQVAQADEFNERMGLRNSFTVQDMNELPLPFADDSFDAFYQIQALSLCKDLPRLFAELRRVLKPGAKISLLDWVSLPAYDAADPEHAELMRRTKPLIGAVGTPTPETFEKALTGAGFAVLKSDNASVGGLQAPLIDKADVYFRSLRQVILGLVKVRLLPPHFKTLINRLCLDGQAFVKMDTMRLVTTSYRIVAQKI from the coding sequence ATGtcagctgctgctgcgatTGCGCAACCGCCAGCGACGGTAGAAGCGCCCGGTGCCGGTGATAACAGCCCGCGGATCAGCGAGACATCGGATGACGTATCGACATTGAAGCCCGCCGCGCAAACAtcgtggaagaagaagaagtatGGGCTGGGTGTTGgcaagaacggcggcggcgatgatgccaaCAATATCAACAAAAACAATAAGCCCGAGGTCAACCGTACAGCAATGCCCAAGCgctcgacgacattctggAAATCGTTCAAGTACCTCCTCGACCTGACGCCAAAGGAAGTGGACGACTTCATGGCGTCTTACGTCATTTACAACCTCGActgggcggacgaggccaagatgATCGAGACGCTCGGCCCGGACTACGAGGCAAAGGTCGGCGACTGCCTGCAGTCGTACTACGGTGTGCTGAACCACCTCTGCGCGCTGGGCGACGTGGAGAAGATGTACATCCCGCCCCTCATGGATAAGAAGgcctccgtcctcgacaacCAGATGCTGTACGAGGAGTCCGTCGCCCGGGACATTGGCCTGAAGCCCGGCGACAGGGTGCTCGACCTCGGGtgcgggcgcgggcgggtCGCGGCGCAcatggccgccgtcagcgGCGCGTCCGTCACCGGCCTCAACATCGACCCGAACCAGGTCGCGCAGGCCGACGAATTCAACGAGCGAATGGGCTTGCGCAACAGCTTCACCGTCCAGGACATGAACgagctgccgctgccgttcGCCGACGACTCCTTCGACGCCTTCTACCAGATCCAGGCGCTCAGCCTGTGCAAGGACCTGCCGAGGCTGTTCGCCGAGCTGCGGCGGGTGCTCAAGCCCGGCGCCAAGATCTCCCTGCTGGACTGGGTGAGCCTGCCGGCctacgacgccgccgacccgGAGCACGCGGAGCTGATGCGGAGGACGAAGCCGTTGATCGGCGCCGTGGGGACGCCCACGCCCGAGACGTTCGAGAAGGCGCTGACGGGAGCCGGATTCGCCGTCTTGAAATCGGACAACGCGAGCGTCGGCGGACTGCAGGCGCCCCTGATCGACAAGGCGGACGTGTACTTCCGGAGCCTGCGGCAGGtcatcctcgggctcgtcaAGGTCcggctgctgccgccccATTTCAAGACGCTCATCAACCGTCTATGTCTGGACGGGCAGGCGTTCGTCAAGATGGACACCATGAGGCTGGTGACGACGAGTTACCGAATTGTCGCGCAGAAGATTTAG
- a CDS encoding Putative isocitrate dehydrogenase NAD-dependent, isocitrate/isopropylmalate dehydrogenase, whose amino-acid sequence MLSRGSARTAQILRTAQPARAYATVGSDIFKPTKFGGKYTVTLIPGDGIGAEVAESVKTIFKADNVPIEWEQVDVSGLSTTTPQKTEDLFRESVASLRRNKLGLKGILHTPIERSGHQSFNVAMRQELDIYASISLIKNIPGYQTRHEGVDLAIIRENTEGEYSGLEHQSVPGVVESLKIITRAKSERIAKFAFNFALANNRKKVTCIHKANIMKLADGLFRSTFHRVANDYPTLEVNDMIVDNASMQAVSKPQQFDVMVMPNLYGGILSNIGAALVGGAGIVPGCNMGRDVAVFEPGCRHVGLDIKGKDQANPTALILSGSMLLRHLGLDDHANRISQAIYGVIADGKVRTRDMGGDATTHQFTKAILDKMDTL is encoded by the exons ATGCTTTCCCGAGGATCCGCCCGCACTGCGCAG ATTCTGCGCACCGCGCAGCCCGCGCGCGCCTACGCCACGGTCGGCTCCGACATCTTCAAGCCCACCAAGTTTGGCGGCAAGTACACGGTTACCCTGATCCCCGGTGACGGTATCGgtgccgaggtcgccgagagcGTCAAGACCATCTTCAAGGCCGACAACGTCCCCATCGAGTGggagcaggtcgatgtcTCGGGTCtcagcaccaccaccccccaGAAGACCGAGGACCTCTTCCGCGAGTCCGTCGCCTCCCTCCGCCGCAACAAGCTCGGCCTCAAGGGTATCCTGCACACCCCCATCGAGCGCTCCGGCCACCAGTCCTTCAACGTTGCCATGCGCCAGGAGCTCGACATCTAcgcctccatctccctcatCAAGAACATCCCCGGCTACCAGACCCGccacgagggcgtcgacctcgccatcatccgTGAGAACACCGAGGGCGAGTACTCGGGCCTCGAGCACCAGTCCGtccccggcgtcgtcgagtcCCTCAAGATCATCACCCGCGCCAAGTCGGAGCGCATCGCAAAGTTCGCCTTCAacttcgccctcgccaacaACCGCAAGAAGGTCACCTGCATCCACAAGGCCAACATCAtgaagctggccgacggtCTCTTCCGCTCCACCTTCCACCGCGTCGCCAACGACTACCCCACTCTCGAGGTCAACGACATGATTGTCGACAACGCCTCCATGCAGGCCGTCAGCAAGCCCCAGCAGTTCGACGTCATGGTCATGCCTAACCTTTACGGAGGTATCCTGTCCAACAttggcgccgccctcgtcggcggtgccggcATCGTCCCCGGCTGCAACATGGGccgcgacgtcgccgtcttcgagccCGGCTGCCGTCACGTCGGTCTCGAcatcaagggcaaggacCAGGCCAACCCCACCGCTCTGATCCTGTCCGGCTCCAtgctcctccgccacctcggccttgacgaccACGCCAACCGCATCTCCCAGGCCATCTACGGCGTCATTGCCGACGG CAAGGTCCGCACCCGTGACATGGGCGGTGATGCCACCACCCACCAGTTCACCAAggccatcctcgacaagatggacACCTTGTAA
- a CDS encoding Putative oligopeptide transporter, OPT superfamily: MVATNPVPGPIQAETQIPSVDPAHDPTYITEKVRYSEQNDELKSEISGDDDVTDLFVPFPEVKGLEPEGNPLTFRAVLVGIILGSLVNASNVYLGLKTGFSFAATMFGAIFGYAIVKLLAKSLPNAPLIGGTFGPQENSIIQAAATGAGGMSGLFVAALPAMYQLNLMSENPRQDFGRILTITVTCAFFGLFAAVPLRKFFIINVARELNLVFPTPTATALTIRSMHAVGSGAADAAKKIKTLGYCFAGALVHIVVSQYADGILHNWYIFLWFYVWSGYKNWAMNINNWGWYIQLTPAFFGSGMLVGINAALSWWLGTFVAWGIIGPTLVHYGEAMGVQRYPKSEKWADIVNFGVMKVSDDPNWVPSPRYWMLWPGVMVLVVYSMVEFVLHIGVLVDGAKFAFRSGARSINNRMQSRGKHNAFIAKHAGLADAQDSLVEDFAPPSQQVPIWVWATGTIVFTAVACVVCHVQFHMNAGLAILACILGLLFAFLSIHGGAVTDCTPLTASAKASQLVFGGVTSGQGLDVKSAQRINLIAGGIASGTADVATALVSDFRVGFLLRTPPHLQFYAQAIGAGVSVFLAPGVFVLFMAAYPCIWKEMGPEETCPFGAPSVLAWKAVAEAVTMPQLPIPKSCAIFTIVMGVICALQAVVKNFYLVGNRMKYREYLPNWMSIGVAWVLGPDSGYANAIMAGAITAWWWRKYFPKSFETHCFAAAAGLIAGEGFGGVINAALELGGVSGSSMAADGINTIGTQIALPGADW; the protein is encoded by the exons ATGGTGGCCACGAACCCCGTCCCGGGGCCCATCCAGGCCGAGACGCAAATCCCCTCCGTCGACCCGGCCCACGACCCGACCTACATCACCGAGAAGGTCCGCTACTCTGAGCAGAACGACGAGCTCAAGAGCGAGAtcagcggcgacgacgatgtcaCCGACCTCTTCGTCCCCTTCcccgaggtcaagggcctcgagcccgagggCAACCCCCTCACCTTCCGTGCCGTCCTCGTGGGAATCATCCTGGGTTCCCTTGTGAATGCGTCCAACGTCTACCTTG GTCTCAAGACTGGT TTCTCCTTCGCTGCGACCATGTTCGGTGCCATCTTCGGTTATGCCATCGTCAAGCTCCTGGCCAAGTCGCTGCCCAACGCGCCTTTGATCGGAGGCACCTTTGGCCCGCAAGAGAA CTCCATCATCCAGGCCGCTGCcaccggtgccggcggcatGTCCGgtctcttcgtcgccgccctccccgcCATGTACCAGCTCAACCTCATGTCCGAGAACCCGCGTCAGGACTTCGGCCGCATCCTgaccatcaccgtcacctgCGCCTTCTTCGGCCTCTTCGCGGCCGTGCCCCTGCGCAagttcttcatcatcaacgTCGCCAGGGAGCTGAACCTCGTGTTCCCGACTC CCACCGCGACCGCCTTGACCATCCGCTCCATGcacgccgtcggcagcggagccgccgatgccgccaagaagatcaagaCTTTGGGATACTGCTTCGCCGGTGCCCTCGTCCACATCGTCGTCTCCCAGTACGCCGACGGCATTCTGCACAACTGGTACATCTTCTTGTGGTTCTACGTCTGGAGCGGCTACAAGAACTGGGCCATGAACATCAACAACTGGG GTTGGTACATTCAGCTCACTCCCGCCTTCTTCGGCTCCGGCATGCTCGTCGGAATCAACGCCGCCCTGTCGTGGTGGCTCGGAACCTTCGTCGCCTGGGGCATCATCGGACCTACCCTCGTCCACTACGGCGAGGCCATGGGCGTCCAGAGATACCCCAAGAGCGAGAAGTGGGCCGACATCGTCAACTTCGGCGTCATGAAGGTCAGCGACGACCCCAACTgggtcccctccccccgctACTGGATGCTGTGGCCCGGCGTCatggtcctcgtcgtctacTCCATGGTCGAGTTCGTCCTCCAcatcggcgtcctcgtcgacggcgccaagTTCGCCTTCCGCTCCGGCGCCcgcagcatcaacaaccgCATGCAGTCGCGCGGCAAGCACAacgccttcatcgccaagcacgccggcctggccgacgcccaggacagcctcgtcgaggacttTGCGCCCCCGAGCCAGCAGGTGCCCATCTGGGTCTGGGCCACCGGCACCATCGTCTTCACCGCCGTTGCCTGCGTCGTGTGCCATGTCCAGTTCCACATGaacgccggcctcgccatcctcgcctgCATCCTGGGtctcctcttcgccttcctcagtatccacggcggcgccgtcaccgACTGCACGCCCCTCACTGCCTCCGCCAAGGCCTCCCAGCTCGTCTTTGGTGGTGTCACCTccggccagggcctcgacgtcaaGTCTGCTCAGCGCATCAACCTCATCGCCGGTGGTATCGCCTCGGGTACCGCTGATGTTGCCACGGCGCTGGTCTCCGACTTCCGTGTTGGTTTCCTCCTCCGCACTCCCCCCCACCTGCAGTTCTACGCCCAGGCCATCGGTGCCGGTGTCAGCGTGTTCCTCGCGCCCGGTGTCTTTGTCCTGTTCATGGCCGCCTACCCTTGCATCTGGAAGGAGATGGGACCCGAGGAGACGTGCCCCTTCGGTGCCCCCTCCGTCCTCGCGTGGaaggccgttgccgaggccgtcaccaTGCCCCAGCTCCCCATCCCCAAGTCCTGCGCCATCTTCACCATCGTCATGGGCGTCATCTGCGCCCTCCAGGCCGTTGTCAAGAACTTCTACCTCGTCGGCAACCGCATGAAGTACCGCGAGTACCTCCCCAACTGGATGTCCATCGGTGTCGCCTGGGTTCTCGGCCCCGACAGCGGTtacgccaacgccatcatggccggTGCCATCACTgcgtggtggtggaggaagTACTTCCCCAAGAGCTTCGAGACGCActgcttcgccgccgccgccggcctcatCGCCGGTGAGGGTTTCGGAGGTgtcatcaacgccgccctAGAACTTGGCGGCGTGAGCGGTAGCtccatggccgccgacggcatcaaCACCATCGGCACCCAGATCGCTCTGCCTGGTGCCGACTGGTAA